In the Oncorhynchus keta strain PuntledgeMale-10-30-2019 chromosome 32, Oket_V2, whole genome shotgun sequence genome, gtgtgtatctgtgtgaatgtgtgatgaCAGAGAAAGATTCTCACCCTTTCTGGCCAGGCTTGGGGGCCTTGCTCTTGAATGTACGGGTTTGCCTCTGCTTGAACTTGGGGGGTCCCTTCTTGGGGGTGGTGGGGCCAGCTGTCCCAGCGGGCGTTGCCAAGGCACTTCCTGCAGGGGGAGATGTGTTCATTTCTGCAGAggtctgacacagagagagacagagattgttaCAAAACTGTACAtaaaataacatttgaaatgtctgtattgttttacattttttgtgAATGCAATGATTACTCTTaatttctgattgtttatttaatttttgtttatttcactttctttggtaatgtaaacatgtttcccaagCCAATGAATCCCATtagaaagagagatggtgagCTGTTATAGTGTTGGCCAGAAAGTCTATAATTTCCCTCTATCTTGTATTATCCTCACTCCCATTTTCTACGTCTATCTTAGCTAGTTTTACTTCACTTCAGGTCTGtcgtcccccccccccttcttctCTACTGCTGTCTTTCTGCTAATCTCTTGCTCTCTGCCAGGCTCCCTCCAGCCACTTTACTGGTAATCAGAAAAGATCAGGGGGATTTAGCTAAACAGCCAGATTATCTCTGATTCCATATAAAACCCAATTTGATGAATTACCCTTCTTAAATCCCAGGAATGTCCTCTGTGTCACATGCAATTGCTTAGAACACGAAGGGAGGGGGAAAATCACCTCCTTCATTTCTCAGTCCCCATAATATATTTTTCAAAACATCTTTCCCATTTGGGTTGGTACATTGTCTTGACACTGGCCACTCTCCTTTCTTAGCATGGACATCTTCTTTTTGGATGTCTGATTTTACATGATCAATTATTTTGACCTGACTAAAGTATTGAATTGACTAGCCCCCACTGAATTTATATACATGCATATAGAAGTGTAACACTATTGCAAATGATATCTTCACCACTGTGCATCTGATTGTAGATCCCATTGGCCTTTGATGTTGTCAGTGAAAAAAAGGTTGATCCTTATGACTTAGTAAGGATGTCGGGACGGGCGTTAATTAATGATGGTATTGAGACCGGCAGTGGCTGGCCTGCCGATCTCTTTAGTGGCTCAGACACTATACTGGACAACAGGTGAGGCCACACTCTGTCCTTGTTCCTgttattcttcatccctttaagCAGTATCCTCCTAATCTGTCTCCTGAGTACCCCCCCGAATCTGGGAGCTCCTTAATCCTGTTAACATAATGATGTGGATGGAGCTCACTTTACCAGGACACGGTATGTAATTCAACAGATGCTGCACCTGCATGAGTTTACAGATCTGGCTCTCCCTATGTGGCTGCCTAATGCCCATCCAGAGTGGATAGAGATCTGTAAAGCTGTGCAAGAGCTGTTGTTGTGATTTCAGTCTCTGCTTCTAACAGGTaagtctagcctctctctctaggAATGTGGTGTCTGCTGTCTCTCAGATATCTGCCTTCCACTGGACGTTTTGAAAATGCCCCCTAAGGAGCAGAATTAACCTGTCTGTTTCTACAGTTCAACTGTTTCTGCAGGTCAACTGTTTCTACAGTCACATCATTTATCAATTGATTGGCACAAATGTTTCCCCACCTAGTTCCCACTGCGCTATTATAAAACACATCTCACTGTTCCAATATCAACACTAGCATACCACTGAGTGGGAAGCAATGCATTGGCCATGCCTTCTCAATGGTATTCTAGTATGGACATTGGAACTTGCTAGCAATGATTTTAGAGTTAAGATACACACGTTTGTAGCTACGTGGACTTCTGTCTACCACACAAATTGATTCCTCCATGCACTGTGTCCATAATCCATTGTTTCACTTCCCAATCTGAATGCACACTCATTGCTATCATGCTAGAATTCTCAATGAGCAGTTGAGCTACAATTACAAATGCATGTACATTCTGCATCATGGCTACAGGTGTTAGATTTGCACGAGTCAATCAATCACAACCTTAGATGTTCCTGCTTGATACTCTTAGAACTTTTCCTTTATACTTCCTTTACAAGTTATGTGTACTTATACTGTAGCACTAATGTATTCATCTATATTAGCGATACGTAATTAAGTAGTAGTAATGTATTATTTCTAAGGAATAATAAAGAAAAGTAGCAATAAGGAGCCCCCCACccgtaactattccccaggtcgttgtggtaaatgagaatgtgttctcagtcaacttacctggaaAATAAGGGTtaactaaataaatacataaaaagtCTCTGCCTCACCTAATTTCACAAATGTTCCAAGGAGCTTCTGTCTCGAAATGAGAGCTACTGCTGCATGTCAGTCCAAGAGCAAAATGAACACAAGGAAACGGCCTTCATTTAAATACCCCTGATTCTTAATCCTGGAGTTTCCTGGTTTCCAGTCACATGGTCTCTAAAAAGGTCAGCCAGCTCCTTCAccaccctcccccaccccacctcCATTCCTGGACATCAGAGGAGGTGGGGACGTCAGTGAGGAAGGTCAATACGGTTGTTTTTAACTAACTTATCCAATTAAGCCTTGGCACACCTGTGTCAAGCTTGTCAAAGGAGTCGACATTGTCTGTCTATGGTTGCGTTCCTGGTCTGTGTGATGAGTCTTTAAAGAGTCTGCGTTGTCACTGTAATTGGTTTTTAAAGACTGTGTTGTCACTCATGATGTTCCTTGATCCTTGTGATCAGGTGGTACGGTTAGACCACTATCTTCTCCTGACAACTATTTTGTTGCCTGAGTGGGATATTTTACCTAAGATAGCTCtagtgaaataaaaaaacaacacacacacaaacacacctgaaaAATAAAGAACATTTCCTGACTTGTCATGTAGGTTAGGGGTCAATTTACTAAAGTTATTTTACTTGGTGATAATCAGTGTGTCTGTATTTAGTGTATTTTTACAGGTGGCATTCTTTAACAGTCCTGTTACAGCTGGTATACAGGCCTACCTGTAATTTACCATCAGAAATAACACAAACCAACATTGAAGCCAATAGCAAAAAATAGCAACATTTTTCAGAATGGATTTTTTTGGTGGATAAAATTAATAATGGATCAATCCCATTACTCATAATTGGCTAGACAATTCTTTCCAAGTTAACTGAAAACCAAGTTAGTCATCATGTCCGTCTTGCTGTATTCGGTATACGTCAGAGCATTGAGGAAGTACTGAGAATCTGCATTGCGTAAGATCATCCTTTTCTAGTATGTGACTACATACTGTGTCTAATACTTTTAGCTATATATCCAATCACCACGCAGCATCTTACTGTATCAAGGACATTCAAACAATAAGTGATTTTTATGAATGTTTCAGAGCTAACTGTAAGCACATAGTTCTGAAATGTGTTTTAGATCAAATACAACAAACTGTAACAGTAGATCATTCCCAAATCACTATAGTTTATACTCTAGACAGTACAGTTTAAGTGTAGCGCTACTTAAGATCATTACACAACATCAAACTCTTTTTACCACATTCATTTCTTCAGTGCTATTTGTATTAGTAATGAAGTGCAGCATGAATCAAAACCTCTGTTTGGG is a window encoding:
- the LOC118364755 gene encoding retinal cone rhodopsin-sensitive cGMP 3',5'-cyclic phosphodiesterase subunit gamma-like, which gives rise to MNTSPPAGSALATPAGTAGPTTPKKGPPKFKQRQTRTFKSKAPKPGQKGFGDDIPGMEGLGTDIAVVCPWEAYGDMELSDLAKYGII